In one window of Arthrobacter pascens DNA:
- a CDS encoding Nif3-like dinuclear metal center hexameric protein, with amino-acid sequence MDPVNTGVTGTDGNGGDGNGASGKTTAGDKPDAPTLGQLLLAVEELWPESLAENWDEVGLVAGHPSAPVTRVMFAVDPTLEVIDEAVEWGAELLITHHPLLLKGVTSVAATTAKGKAIHRLIESGTALLTVHTNGDSAVGGVSDVLADALGLEGVAPLTVAANGLPEEGIGRVGELPEVTSLGDFAARVFGILPSVAGGVRVSGDKDGLVRRVAVCGGAGDSLFNEVRASNADVYVTADLRHHPASEAREGAVNGRPYLIDVSHFASEWLWLPAAASALGNVLADQGHDVEIRVSTTNSDPWDFILTPG; translated from the coding sequence ATGGATCCCGTAAATACCGGTGTTACAGGCACGGACGGAAACGGCGGCGACGGGAACGGCGCTTCCGGCAAAACTACTGCCGGCGACAAGCCGGACGCCCCCACCCTTGGCCAGTTGCTGCTGGCGGTGGAGGAACTGTGGCCTGAATCGCTGGCGGAGAACTGGGATGAAGTGGGACTGGTGGCCGGCCACCCCTCCGCACCTGTCACCCGGGTGATGTTCGCCGTGGATCCGACACTGGAGGTCATTGACGAGGCTGTGGAGTGGGGCGCCGAACTGCTCATCACCCATCACCCCCTGCTGCTTAAAGGCGTCACGTCGGTGGCAGCGACCACAGCCAAAGGCAAAGCGATCCACCGGCTCATCGAGTCGGGCACCGCCCTGCTGACCGTCCACACCAACGGTGATTCCGCCGTTGGGGGTGTCTCCGATGTCCTGGCTGACGCCTTGGGGCTTGAGGGCGTCGCCCCGCTGACGGTAGCCGCCAACGGTCTGCCGGAAGAGGGGATCGGGCGCGTGGGGGAGCTTCCGGAGGTGACCAGCCTGGGTGATTTCGCTGCCCGCGTGTTCGGCATCCTTCCATCGGTGGCCGGAGGCGTCCGCGTCTCGGGTGACAAGGACGGCCTGGTGCGCAGGGTCGCTGTGTGCGGCGGGGCGGGAGATTCGCTGTTCAACGAGGTGCGTGCCAGTAACGCCGATGTCTATGTCACCGCTGACCTCCGGCACCACCCGGCCTCGGAGGCAAGGGAAGGAGCCGTGAACGGACGGCCTTACCTCATTGACGTCTCGCACTTCGCCAGCGAATGGCTGTGGCTCCCCGCGGCCGCGTCCGCACTGGGCAACGTGCTGGCCGATCAGGGCCATGATGTCGAGATCCGGGTAAGCACTACCAACAGTGATCCCTGGGACTTCATTCTGACTCCCGGCTAG
- a CDS encoding zinc ribbon domain-containing protein, which yields MAKAAPAEQLKLLELQGLDAKLKSLSNRRRALETDPRIEDLQSALSVASGELGAAKMAVHDAETELKRAEADVEQVASRIERDEARLNSGTGLSKDLVALQKDIASLNKRRSDLEDVELEVMERLDSLRARQAAQQVIVDDIQASFGTIRAQLDEALAEVDAEAAVVRGKRTEFAAGLDAGLLAVYEKTLAKRGVGAARLFHGTSEASGMKLSPGDLAEIKSASEDDIVFCPDSGCILVRSAEWN from the coding sequence GTGGCTAAGGCAGCACCGGCGGAACAGTTGAAGTTGCTCGAACTGCAGGGGCTGGATGCGAAGCTCAAGTCCTTGTCCAACCGCCGCCGTGCCCTTGAAACAGATCCCCGGATCGAGGATCTGCAGTCCGCGCTTTCGGTGGCCAGCGGTGAACTGGGCGCAGCCAAGATGGCCGTCCACGACGCCGAGACCGAGCTTAAGCGCGCCGAGGCCGACGTGGAGCAGGTGGCGTCCCGCATTGAGCGCGACGAGGCCCGGTTGAACAGCGGGACAGGACTGTCCAAGGACCTGGTGGCCCTGCAGAAGGACATTGCCTCACTGAACAAGCGGCGTTCAGACCTTGAGGACGTGGAGCTTGAAGTGATGGAGCGCCTCGATTCGCTGCGGGCAAGGCAGGCGGCGCAGCAGGTGATCGTTGACGACATCCAGGCCTCGTTCGGCACCATCCGCGCCCAGCTCGATGAAGCCCTGGCGGAAGTGGATGCCGAAGCAGCCGTCGTCCGCGGCAAGCGCACCGAGTTCGCGGCCGGGCTCGACGCCGGACTGCTGGCGGTCTATGAGAAGACGCTGGCCAAGCGGGGAGTTGGCGCCGCCCGGCTGTTTCACGGCACGTCGGAGGCGTCCGGGATGAAACTCAGCCCCGGTGACCTCGCCGAGATTAAGTCGGCTTCTGAGGATGACATTGTCTTTTGCCCGGATTCCGGCTGCATCCTGGTCCGCTCCGCCGAATGGAACTGA
- a CDS encoding YaaA family protein, with product MLILLPPSEGKTPAAGGSAVNWSSLSFPALNSYRAKVLEALGTVSAHEDALALLGVGASLKDDVERNTRLGAEPAAPAHQIYSGVLYDALGYRSLTPAQRRKADDSVLVISALWGAIRFGDRVPAYRLSMGTPLPDVGRLASFWKPQLAEALTELTAGELLVDCRSSTYAAAWAPPPAQTVAINVFTEDNGVRKVVSHFAKHTRGELARHLLARRGNPPRTPAQLLKAAQEKWDAELVDGSARKAHALNIILPN from the coding sequence GTGCTGATTCTGCTTCCCCCCTCCGAAGGCAAGACCCCGGCAGCCGGCGGATCCGCCGTCAACTGGTCTTCCCTGAGTTTTCCGGCACTCAACAGCTACCGGGCGAAAGTCCTCGAGGCCCTCGGTACCGTGAGTGCGCATGAGGACGCCCTGGCCCTGCTGGGCGTGGGCGCCTCGCTGAAGGACGACGTCGAACGCAACACCCGGCTGGGAGCCGAACCGGCCGCCCCTGCCCACCAGATCTATTCCGGCGTTCTTTATGACGCACTGGGTTACAGGAGCCTGACCCCGGCGCAGCGCCGGAAGGCCGACGACTCAGTGCTGGTGATTTCAGCCCTCTGGGGTGCCATCCGGTTTGGGGACAGGGTCCCCGCCTACCGGCTGTCGATGGGGACGCCGCTGCCCGACGTCGGACGCCTCGCCTCGTTCTGGAAGCCGCAGCTGGCGGAGGCCCTCACTGAACTCACTGCCGGGGAACTGCTGGTGGACTGCCGTTCCAGCACCTACGCGGCGGCCTGGGCTCCGCCACCGGCGCAGACTGTTGCCATCAATGTCTTTACAGAAGACAACGGGGTGCGGAAAGTGGTCAGCCACTTCGCCAAACACACCCGGGGCGAGCTCGCCAGGCACCTGCTGGCCCGTCGCGGAAACCCGCCGCGGACGCCCGCTCAGCTGCTGAAAGCGGCGCAGGAGAAATGGGATGCGGAGCTCGTTGACGGTTCAGCCAGGAAGGCGCACGCCCTGAACATCATCCTGCCCAACTAG
- a CDS encoding glyceraldehyde-3-phosphate dehydrogenase — protein sequence MSQTSDSCLDTWMGREALAEAMIPVIGRLYRENNVVTSIHGRSLINKSTMNILKAHRFARRMSKDELLLEETAPLLNVLAGLELGAAAIDIARLNQKFKEEAGDATLEEFLRAELADVVGKRGGDDRTSTDVVLYGFGRIGRLLARLLIEKAGGGHGLRLRAIVVRRGSDKDLSKRASLLRRDSVHGSFEGTIRVDEEANTITANGVQVQVIYSDNPATIDYTAYGIRNALVVDNTGRWRDAEGLSQHLQSTGVSRVLLTAPGKGDLKNIVHGINHGTILDSDKIVTAASCTTNAITPVLKAINDKFGVVHGHVETVHSFTNDQNLIDNFHKGDRRGRSAALNMVITETGAAKAVAKALPELLGKLTGSSIRVPTPDVSLAILNLSLERGTTKDEINNYLREMSLHSELRKQIDYIDSPEVVSTDFVGSRRAGIVDGLATISNDKNLVLYVWYDNEFGYSCQVVRVMEEMAGVNPPSFPAKETAAALAAIAV from the coding sequence GTGAGCCAGACGTCAGATTCTTGTCTTGATACGTGGATGGGGCGGGAGGCCCTCGCCGAGGCCATGATCCCCGTGATCGGCCGGCTTTACCGCGAGAACAACGTGGTGACCAGCATCCACGGTCGCAGCCTGATCAACAAGTCCACCATGAACATCCTCAAGGCGCACCGCTTCGCCCGCCGGATGAGCAAGGATGAACTGCTCCTGGAGGAAACGGCCCCGCTGCTCAATGTGCTGGCCGGGCTGGAACTGGGAGCGGCGGCCATCGATATTGCCCGCCTCAACCAGAAGTTCAAGGAAGAGGCCGGAGACGCGACACTCGAGGAATTCCTCCGTGCCGAACTGGCCGATGTCGTGGGCAAACGGGGCGGCGACGACCGCACCAGCACCGACGTCGTGCTCTACGGCTTTGGCCGCATCGGCCGCCTGCTGGCGCGCCTCCTGATTGAAAAGGCAGGCGGCGGCCACGGCCTGCGGCTGCGCGCTATTGTGGTGCGACGCGGTTCGGACAAAGACCTGTCCAAGCGGGCAAGCCTCCTGCGCCGGGACTCGGTGCACGGCTCCTTCGAGGGAACCATCCGTGTGGATGAGGAAGCCAACACCATCACCGCCAACGGTGTCCAGGTCCAGGTCATTTACTCGGACAACCCGGCCACCATCGACTACACGGCCTACGGCATCCGCAACGCCCTGGTAGTGGATAACACAGGCCGCTGGCGCGATGCCGAAGGCCTCTCCCAGCACCTGCAGAGCACCGGCGTGTCCCGCGTGCTCCTCACGGCCCCGGGCAAGGGCGACCTGAAGAACATCGTCCACGGCATCAACCACGGCACCATCCTCGATTCCGACAAGATCGTCACTGCCGCCTCCTGCACCACTAATGCCATCACCCCGGTCCTGAAGGCCATCAACGACAAGTTCGGCGTGGTCCACGGCCATGTGGAAACTGTCCACTCGTTCACCAATGACCAGAACCTGATCGACAACTTCCACAAGGGCGATCGGCGCGGGCGCTCCGCCGCGCTGAACATGGTGATCACGGAAACGGGGGCTGCCAAAGCTGTCGCCAAGGCCTTGCCCGAACTGCTGGGCAAGCTCACGGGCAGCTCCATCCGAGTCCCCACACCGGATGTTTCCCTGGCGATCCTGAACCTCAGCCTCGAGCGGGGGACCACCAAGGACGAGATCAACAACTACCTGCGTGAAATGTCGCTGCATTCGGAGCTCCGCAAGCAGATCGACTACATCGATTCCCCTGAAGTTGTCTCCACGGACTTCGTCGGCTCCCGCCGCGCCGGGATCGTCGACGGCCTTGCCACCATCTCCAATGACAAGAACCTGGTTCTCTACGTCTGGTACGACAACGAGTTCGGCTACAGCTGCCAGGTGGTCCGTGTCATGGAGGAAATGGCCGGCGTCAACCCGCCGTCGTTCCCTGCGAAGGAAACCGCAGCAGCCCTCGCTGCAATCGCCGTTTAG
- a CDS encoding HNH endonuclease family protein codes for MTVSWTAYRRARRRSRQAWALLLVVALAVAASTIWFFTAGQFSAAEREVAGPSEAPVFDGSWMKPVIPVHPVPVGSAAAALAKLPVKGRAPKDNYQREAFGQAWLDVDRNGCDTRNDILRRDLTAVAFTEGSKCKVSSGAFQEPYTGKLVDFRRGPESSKDVQIDHVVALGDAWQKGAQQLTLQQRQSLANDPLNLIAADGAANQEKSAGDAATWLPTNKKFRCHYVARQISVKAAYGLWVTQAEKDAMVRVLDSCPEQSTIKVG; via the coding sequence GTGACCGTCAGTTGGACCGCGTACCGCCGCGCCCGCCGCCGTTCCAGGCAGGCCTGGGCGCTGCTCCTCGTGGTGGCTCTTGCGGTGGCGGCTTCCACCATCTGGTTCTTTACGGCTGGCCAGTTCTCTGCTGCGGAACGTGAGGTTGCCGGGCCAAGCGAGGCCCCTGTATTCGACGGCTCCTGGATGAAGCCCGTCATTCCAGTCCACCCTGTGCCCGTCGGTTCTGCCGCCGCCGCCCTGGCGAAACTCCCCGTCAAAGGACGAGCGCCCAAGGATAACTATCAGCGGGAGGCATTCGGGCAGGCGTGGCTGGACGTCGACCGGAACGGCTGCGACACCCGCAACGACATTCTGCGCCGTGACCTGACGGCCGTGGCTTTCACCGAGGGCTCCAAGTGCAAGGTGTCTTCGGGCGCATTCCAGGAGCCTTACACAGGGAAACTGGTTGATTTCCGCCGGGGGCCTGAGAGCAGCAAGGATGTCCAGATCGATCACGTCGTGGCGCTGGGGGATGCCTGGCAGAAGGGTGCCCAGCAGCTGACCCTGCAGCAGCGCCAGAGCCTGGCCAACGATCCTCTGAACCTGATCGCGGCAGATGGCGCCGCCAACCAGGAGAAGAGCGCAGGGGATGCCGCAACCTGGCTGCCGACAAACAAGAAGTTCCGCTGCCACTATGTGGCCCGGCAGATTTCCGTCAAGGCTGCCTACGGCCTGTGGGTGACGCAGGCTGAGAAGGATGCCATGGTACGCGTCCTGGACTCCTGCCCGGAGCAGTCCACCATCAAGGTAGGATGA
- the def gene encoding peptide deformylase, whose product MTVLPITIWGEPVLHRRASEVEVFDDELRTLIDDMFETNDAANGVGLAAPQVGVGKRVFVYKFANDDGAPATGVLVNPVLTLSKISGALPDPDEEEEGCLSFPGGTYPLKRAEWARVTGFDGEGKPVEFEATGWFARVIQHEYDHLDGKLYVNRLLDRYARKAMKQAKNNGWGVPGLTWMPGVDPDPFGH is encoded by the coding sequence ATGACAGTTCTGCCAATCACTATCTGGGGGGAACCGGTGCTTCACCGCCGGGCTTCCGAGGTTGAGGTGTTCGACGACGAGCTGCGGACACTGATTGACGACATGTTCGAAACCAACGACGCCGCCAACGGCGTAGGGCTTGCCGCCCCTCAGGTAGGGGTAGGCAAGAGGGTCTTTGTCTACAAGTTCGCCAATGACGACGGCGCACCCGCCACGGGCGTCCTCGTCAACCCAGTCCTGACCTTGTCCAAGATCTCCGGCGCACTCCCTGATCCAGATGAGGAAGAAGAGGGGTGCCTCTCGTTCCCCGGCGGTACCTATCCGCTCAAGCGTGCCGAGTGGGCAAGGGTCACGGGTTTTGACGGTGAAGGAAAGCCTGTCGAATTCGAGGCGACCGGATGGTTCGCCCGGGTCATCCAGCACGAATACGACCATCTGGACGGCAAGCTGTACGTCAACCGCCTGCTGGACCGGTACGCCCGGAAGGCCATGAAGCAGGCCAAGAACAACGGCTGGGGTGTTCCAGGGCTGACCTGGATGCCGGGCGTGGATCCGGACCCGTTCGGACACTAG
- the orn gene encoding oligoribonuclease, whose product MPITNERIVWIDCEMTGLDIKNDALIEVAALVTDSELNILGDGVDVVIKPDDAALAQMNDFVRDMHTRSGLLQELPHGKTMAEAEAVLMEYIEAWVPDPRRAPLGGNSVGTDRVFLSRDMPAIVEHLHYRVIDVSTIKELSRRWFARAYFQSPAKKGGHRALGDIKDSIDELRYYREAVFVPAPGPDSATAQRISRRIAAGSSPDETPGEAATATASGVPEK is encoded by the coding sequence GTGCCTATAACTAACGAACGCATTGTCTGGATCGACTGCGAAATGACCGGTCTGGACATCAAAAACGACGCCCTGATCGAAGTGGCAGCCCTCGTAACAGACTCCGAGCTGAACATCCTGGGTGACGGTGTGGATGTGGTGATCAAGCCCGACGACGCCGCGCTCGCCCAGATGAACGACTTCGTCCGCGACATGCACACCCGGTCCGGGCTCCTTCAGGAACTTCCGCACGGAAAGACGATGGCCGAAGCCGAGGCCGTCCTCATGGAGTACATAGAGGCATGGGTCCCTGACCCCCGCAGAGCACCGCTTGGCGGCAACTCGGTAGGAACGGACCGCGTATTCCTCTCCCGGGATATGCCGGCAATCGTGGAGCATCTGCACTACCGCGTCATCGATGTGAGCACCATCAAGGAACTCTCCCGGCGTTGGTTCGCCCGCGCATACTTCCAGTCCCCGGCGAAAAAAGGTGGCCACCGGGCACTCGGGGACATCAAGGACTCCATCGACGAACTCCGCTACTACCGAGAGGCGGTCTTCGTGCCCGCACCGGGCCCGGACAGCGCAACCGCCCAGAGGATCTCCCGGCGGATCGCAGCCGGCAGCAGCCCGGACGAAACTCCCGGTGAGGCCGCAACCGCCACAGCCTCCGGGGTGCCGGAAAAGTAA
- the mptB gene encoding polyprenol phosphomannose-dependent alpha 1,6 mannosyltransferase MptB, which yields MTAPMPATGEMAANTIPEIAAAEVDNARSPLIAGFVGSVFMMIGSLGVGWLAPVSELRRMPLFIWMRTEAMGVALSIILLAIGGMLLVRAWLRLGQRVRVWGLQARRATLWAVAAWGLPMMFTVPLFSRDVYAYIGQGRLMVEGFNPYENGISALSNYFQLGADKMWTEAPVPYGQLFLWIEQFVVWSTNVQPEASVMLFRLAALIGIVLCIIYVPKLAKLHGVNPHRALWLTAANPLFLTNFIASVHNDALMIGLALAGLYYCATRRVVLGIVLVTLSISVKPITIVFLPFIGLLWAGKGASWPRKVLFWGLTGGLSLALLYAMSRVNGFGFGWINGLSAPGSIWIWYAPVGLMGLVVASIANAFSLDGWGLAKWVYDAGKLLAVGIVAWQIFRGDYDRLMRRLTLAFAAVVILAPMIQSWYVVWLIPLFAVTGIRDDWQVKALYFIVSFFMVYAISDQLEVFPYLQTEDLGLALALARNAAAIIALLFALYLIFLDPRTKQLFSKSDQPVTTRPVI from the coding sequence ATGACGGCGCCTATGCCTGCAACGGGGGAGATGGCCGCCAACACGATCCCGGAGATTGCTGCGGCGGAAGTGGACAACGCCCGGTCTCCACTCATTGCGGGGTTTGTCGGCTCGGTCTTCATGATGATCGGATCCCTGGGCGTCGGCTGGCTTGCTCCGGTCTCCGAACTTCGGAGGATGCCGCTCTTCATCTGGATGCGCACCGAGGCAATGGGTGTTGCCCTGTCCATCATTCTCCTGGCGATCGGCGGCATGCTCCTGGTCCGCGCCTGGCTGCGCCTCGGACAGCGGGTCAGGGTATGGGGACTCCAGGCCCGGCGTGCCACTCTGTGGGCCGTGGCGGCCTGGGGCCTGCCCATGATGTTCACGGTGCCGCTGTTCAGCCGGGACGTGTACGCCTATATCGGCCAGGGCCGGCTGATGGTGGAGGGCTTCAACCCCTACGAGAATGGCATTTCGGCCCTGTCCAACTATTTCCAGCTTGGCGCGGACAAAATGTGGACAGAGGCTCCCGTGCCATACGGCCAGCTCTTCCTGTGGATCGAACAGTTTGTTGTCTGGTCCACCAACGTGCAACCCGAAGCCAGCGTGATGCTGTTCCGGCTGGCAGCCCTGATCGGCATTGTGCTCTGCATCATCTATGTCCCCAAGCTGGCCAAGCTGCACGGTGTCAATCCGCACCGCGCCCTCTGGCTGACGGCCGCCAATCCGCTGTTCCTGACCAACTTCATCGCCAGCGTCCACAACGATGCCCTGATGATCGGGCTGGCCCTCGCCGGCCTCTACTACTGCGCCACACGCCGGGTTGTGCTCGGCATTGTCCTGGTAACCCTGTCCATCTCGGTCAAACCCATCACGATCGTTTTCTTGCCGTTCATCGGACTCCTCTGGGCGGGCAAGGGCGCAAGCTGGCCCAGGAAGGTCCTCTTCTGGGGTCTCACCGGCGGGTTGAGCCTGGCCTTGCTCTATGCCATGAGCCGGGTCAACGGCTTCGGGTTCGGCTGGATCAACGGGCTCTCGGCTCCGGGCAGCATCTGGATCTGGTACGCGCCGGTGGGACTGATGGGCCTGGTGGTTGCCTCCATCGCCAACGCCTTCAGCCTGGACGGCTGGGGACTCGCGAAATGGGTGTACGACGCCGGGAAGCTGCTTGCCGTCGGCATTGTCGCCTGGCAGATCTTCAGAGGTGACTACGACCGCCTCATGCGGCGGCTGACGCTTGCCTTCGCGGCAGTGGTGATCCTGGCACCCATGATCCAGTCCTGGTACGTGGTCTGGCTGATCCCGCTGTTTGCTGTCACCGGTATCCGCGACGACTGGCAGGTCAAGGCCCTCTACTTCATCGTCTCCTTCTTCATGGTCTACGCCATCTCGGATCAGCTGGAGGTCTTCCCCTATCTGCAGACCGAAGACCTTGGCCTGGCGCTGGCACTGGCGCGCAACGCGGCCGCCATCATCGCGCTGCTGTTCGCCCTGTACCTGATTTTCCTGGACCCCCGCACCAAGCAGCTGTTCAGCAAATCGGACCAGCCCGTCACCACCCGCCCTGTCATCTAG
- a CDS encoding DNA alkylation repair protein has translation MVTTEINDELLAAIRAALHQRADPARAAGAQAYMKSSIPSLGVRVPEVRRLTLAVAADHPFDSVEQLRATVLELWRKATVREERYAAIDLTGLRLSAAAPEMLPVYEEIIRSGAWWDFVDGVADRLCTLLQAHRPMLTAVLRGWSTDEDFWIRRASITAQLKAKAGTDPELLRDVIEANLADPEFFIRKAIGWALREYGKTDPDWVRGFVAGRAGRLSALSRREALRNL, from the coding sequence ATGGTAACCACGGAGATCAACGATGAACTTCTGGCCGCGATCCGGGCGGCCCTGCACCAGCGCGCCGACCCCGCCCGCGCGGCCGGGGCCCAGGCGTACATGAAATCATCCATCCCGTCCCTGGGTGTCAGGGTTCCCGAGGTCCGGCGGCTGACCCTGGCCGTGGCGGCAGACCACCCCTTCGATTCGGTGGAACAGCTTCGCGCCACCGTCCTGGAACTGTGGCGGAAGGCGACGGTCCGGGAAGAGCGTTATGCAGCGATCGACCTCACCGGCCTCCGCCTTTCGGCCGCCGCGCCGGAGATGCTGCCGGTTTATGAGGAAATCATCAGGAGCGGAGCCTGGTGGGACTTCGTTGACGGCGTGGCGGACAGGCTCTGCACGCTGCTGCAGGCCCACCGCCCCATGCTGACGGCGGTGCTGCGGGGCTGGAGCACGGACGAGGACTTCTGGATCAGGCGGGCTTCCATCACCGCCCAGCTGAAGGCGAAAGCCGGGACAGATCCCGAACTGCTTCGTGACGTCATCGAGGCAAACCTGGCGGATCCGGAATTCTTCATCCGCAAGGCCATCGGATGGGCGCTGCGGGAGTACGGCAAGACGGATCCGGACTGGGTGAGGGGCTTCGTGGCAGGCCGCGCCGGACGGCTTAGCGCGTTGTCCCGCCGCGAAGCGCTGCGGAACCTTTGA
- a CDS encoding aldose 1-epimerase family protein yields the protein MPVTEHSIAFGPYSAVITTRGGALRELRFEGRDLVVSFAAGGSIPDYRGVICAPWPNRLADGRYSYGGRSFQADINEPERGAALHGLVTGREWELRGKSGQSVTLGCTVEAGEAYPSGLDLAVTYSLSVDGLHSEVRAVNSGTETAPYGLCPHPYLVAGASPLDDWTLELPAKEFMSVSADRLLPEGMEIVEGHEFDFRAARRLDSVRIDHAFTGITRDDDGLAAVRVLDPSGTGVELAWDRSWPWVQVHTADKPTGKDRLGLAVEPMTCPPDAFNSGTDLIHLQPGESHAAAWTIRALG from the coding sequence ATGCCGGTTACGGAACACAGCATTGCATTCGGGCCCTACTCGGCCGTTATCACCACCCGCGGCGGCGCACTGCGCGAACTCCGCTTCGAGGGCCGGGACCTCGTGGTCAGCTTCGCCGCCGGCGGTTCCATCCCGGACTATCGCGGAGTCATCTGCGCGCCGTGGCCCAACCGCCTGGCCGACGGCAGGTACAGCTACGGCGGGCGGAGCTTTCAGGCTGACATCAACGAACCGGAGCGCGGCGCCGCCCTCCATGGGCTGGTTACCGGGAGGGAATGGGAACTGCGTGGCAAGTCAGGCCAATCGGTAACGCTCGGCTGCACTGTTGAAGCCGGTGAGGCGTACCCGTCCGGGCTGGACCTGGCAGTCACCTACTCACTCTCGGTTGACGGGCTCCACAGCGAGGTCCGGGCCGTGAACAGCGGTACTGAGACGGCGCCATACGGGTTGTGCCCGCATCCCTATCTCGTGGCCGGGGCGTCACCGCTGGATGACTGGACGCTGGAACTGCCGGCGAAGGAGTTCATGTCAGTTTCCGCCGACCGGCTGCTTCCCGAGGGCATGGAGATCGTGGAAGGCCATGAGTTCGACTTCCGCGCCGCACGCCGCCTGGATTCGGTAAGGATCGACCATGCCTTCACGGGCATCACCCGGGACGACGACGGGCTTGCTGCTGTCCGTGTCCTCGATCCTTCAGGAACAGGGGTGGAGCTGGCATGGGACCGGAGCTGGCCCTGGGTGCAGGTCCATACCGCAGACAAGCCCACAGGCAAGGACCGGCTGGGCCTGGCAGTCGAGCCCATGACCTGCCCGCCGGACGCGTTCAACTCAGGAACGGACCTGATCCACCTCCAGCCCGGCGAATCACATGCGGCAGCATGGACTATCCGGGCACTGGGCTAG
- a CDS encoding GNAT family N-acetyltransferase, whose translation MKDKPTAPVVTAAAEWGDVELLFGMRGEPSRCWCRYFALTGPEYLALDPAGRKEQLKGKFDGGTPSPGVLAYRDGEPVGWCAVEPRTCYPRVLRSQVLRLAETDPEQVPPEAKAGPAGVWSVTCFVVAAGHRRSGVAPALLQAAVEHARIHGAAVVEGYPVDPALRPKAGAADLYHGTLKLFLNAGFKVASTAVPGRAVVRLDLGTTG comes from the coding sequence ATGAAGGACAAGCCCACCGCACCCGTTGTGACGGCCGCGGCGGAGTGGGGCGACGTGGAGCTGCTCTTTGGCATGCGCGGCGAACCCTCCCGTTGCTGGTGCCGGTACTTTGCCCTGACCGGCCCTGAATATTTGGCGCTTGATCCGGCTGGGCGTAAGGAGCAGTTGAAGGGAAAGTTCGACGGCGGAACGCCCTCGCCCGGCGTCCTGGCTTACCGGGACGGGGAACCGGTGGGGTGGTGCGCCGTGGAGCCCCGGACGTGCTATCCCCGCGTGCTCAGGTCACAGGTGCTCCGCCTGGCGGAGACGGATCCAGAGCAGGTCCCTCCGGAGGCCAAGGCCGGTCCGGCTGGCGTATGGTCGGTGACCTGCTTCGTCGTGGCAGCCGGACACCGCCGCAGCGGGGTGGCGCCCGCACTGCTGCAGGCCGCCGTCGAGCACGCCCGGATTCATGGCGCCGCGGTGGTGGAAGGCTACCCCGTCGATCCCGCCCTGCGTCCGAAGGCGGGAGCCGCTGACCTCTATCACGGCACCCTGAAGCTGTTTCTGAATGCGGGTTTCAAGGTGGCAAGCACGGCCGTCCCCGGACGTGCCGTGGTACGCCTGGACCTCGGCACTACCGGCTGA
- a CDS encoding sugar phosphate isomerase/epimerase family protein, translating to MTLGEHPDLADWRRSALTPGICSVTLRQCTIGEVVGTVAEAGLAGVEWGTDVHIRDASSADEAREATAASGLEVLSLGSYYRVGSSGGFAALADLAVRLGAPRIRVWAGEQGSAEADTATWNAVVQDAQRIAELAAERSLEIAFEYHGGTLTDTAATTLRLLERVDRGNVRTYWQPAVGLSDQAALESLHRVLPYVSGVHCFSWWPEQERLPLSGRKQLWQSVADILREAGQPVDMMLEFVADDLPANVGSDAEFLNHIALGED from the coding sequence ATGACTCTTGGAGAGCACCCGGACCTGGCGGACTGGCGCAGGTCAGCCCTCACGCCCGGCATATGCTCAGTGACGCTGCGCCAGTGCACTATCGGCGAAGTGGTGGGAACAGTCGCCGAGGCCGGCCTGGCCGGCGTCGAGTGGGGGACGGACGTGCACATCCGCGACGCCTCCTCAGCCGATGAGGCGCGTGAGGCGACAGCGGCGTCCGGCCTGGAAGTGCTCTCGCTGGGTTCGTACTACCGTGTGGGCAGTTCGGGCGGCTTTGCTGCCCTCGCCGATCTTGCCGTTCGCCTCGGCGCTCCCAGGATCAGGGTCTGGGCCGGTGAACAGGGCTCGGCAGAGGCAGATACCGCCACATGGAATGCGGTGGTACAGGACGCGCAGCGCATAGCGGAACTTGCGGCCGAACGCTCACTCGAGATCGCCTTCGAATACCACGGCGGCACGTTGACGGACACGGCCGCCACAACCCTCCGGCTGCTTGAGCGGGTGGACCGCGGCAACGTCAGGACGTACTGGCAGCCCGCCGTCGGCCTGTCCGACCAGGCAGCGCTCGAATCCCTTCATCGCGTGCTGCCGTACGTTTCCGGCGTACACTGCTTTTCCTGGTGGCCGGAGCAGGAGAGGCTGCCCCTCAGCGGCCGGAAGCAGCTCTGGCAGTCAGTGGCGGACATCCTGCGTGAGGCCGGACAGCCTGTTGACATGATGCTCGAGTTCGTGGCGGACGACCTTCCCGCCAATGTCGGCAGTGACGCTGAATTCCTGAATCACATTGCTCTGGGCGAGGACTGA